A stretch of the Bacillus sp. B-jedd genome encodes the following:
- a CDS encoding GntR family transcriptional regulator: protein MITADGLKTGDKIPSERELTERLNVGRSSVREALRALELLGLIETRRGEGTYIRDFKGNQLVQLLSTFILQDEKAKQDVKETKYYIEKDCLKILLRKGGQPTVKLVELAEKPVVDDDEFFLQLICLADNHLFMRIWVILKDYYNSQGFVAEKGKPEDYQSILEAIRSGDEQGMLRAYRKLRKLSNPG from the coding sequence ATGATTACCGCAGATGGCTTGAAAACTGGGGATAAGATCCCTTCCGAACGGGAACTGACTGAGCGCCTAAACGTTGGGCGCTCCTCTGTCCGGGAGGCGCTAAGGGCTCTAGAACTTCTTGGCCTGATTGAGACTAGAAGAGGAGAAGGGACCTATATACGTGATTTCAAGGGTAATCAATTGGTCCAGCTTTTAAGCACTTTTATTCTTCAGGATGAAAAAGCGAAACAGGACGTTAAGGAAACAAAATACTATATCGAAAAAGACTGCCTGAAAATCCTTTTGCGAAAAGGCGGACAGCCTACCGTGAAGTTGGTTGAACTCGCCGAAAAACCTGTGGTGGATGATGACGAGTTTTTTCTTCAGCTCATATGCCTTGCGGATAACCATCTGTTTATGAGAATCTGGGTAATATTGAAAGATTATTATAACTCCCAGGGTTTTGTTGCCGAAAAGGGGAAGCCTGAGGACTATCAATCGATCCTTGAGGCAATTCGTTCCGGAGATGAGCAAGGAATGCTTCGCGCATACAGGAAGTTAAGGAAATTGTCTAATCCAGGCTGA